Genomic window (Paenibacillus sp. PK3_47):
TTCCAGCTGCGGGTATGGGAGGCGCTGTGCAGTATTCCTTACGGAGCTTCGGTTTCCTACAAGGATATTGCGGTGCAAATAGGAAATCCCCAGGCCGTGCGGGCAGTGGGCGGGGCGAACAACCGTAATCCTGTGCCGGTTGTTGTCCCCTGCCACAGAGTTATTGGTGCCGGAGGGGCGATGGTGGGCTATGGCGGAGGACTGGACATCAAAACCTCCCTGCTTGAGCTCGAAGCGCTGCAGGCCGGAACTCTTCTATTTTGAACCGCGGGATTTACCAATTGCTGTCCAGTTCTTGAAATGCTATGATAGATTCGCGTGCCCCTGGCGGGCCGCAGACAACTGAGTACAGAGGTGGACATCGGATGAATATTGTATGGCCTATTATTACGCTTGTTGTAGGTCTGATCGGCGGATTCTTCATCGGGGTATATTATCTGCGCAGACAAATGACAACGATGCAGAATGATCCGGAAATGCTGCAAAAGGTTGCCAAGCAAATGGGCTACAACCTGAACAGCAAGCAAATGCAGCGTGCCCAGCAGATGATGAAGAACGGCAATCAGCAGCCTGGACGTGCACCTGCAGCGAACAGAGCCCAGGGCCGCAAAAGAAAATAACCGGGCCCGGATATAGTAAATATAAGCGGGTGCGGAAGGGGGAGGTTTCATGGGGGGCACCAAGGAATATGTAAACGGCAAGGTTTCGGCCAACAGAGAGCAGATTGAATACCATGTCCAGAAGATATTGGAGTT
Coding sequences:
- a CDS encoding YneF family protein gives rise to the protein MNIVWPIITLVVGLIGGFFIGVYYLRRQMTTMQNDPEMLQKVAKQMGYNLNSKQMQRAQQMMKNGNQQPGRAPAANRAQGRKRK